The genomic segment GGATCGATCGCCTCCATCATGGTCTGGCGGCCGAGGTCGTCCAGCAGCATGAATCCGCGCGCCTCGTCCCACTCGAGCACGCGCGGCACGAGCAGGCCGGCGTCGGCCATCAGCCCGGCCACGTGCACGAACGGGCGGCAGTCTTCCTTGTCGGGCGGCGCATCCATCACGATGCGGCTGCCTTGGGCGCCGTCGACGCGCAGGTAGCGGCGGAAGCTCGCATCCGCGGACGCGGGGTGGACAGTTGCGGGATCGAGACCGTGGCGCGGCGCGATGCCCTGCAGCCATTGGCCGAAGGCTTGTTCGCGTCGGGGGTCTTCCCAGTGCACGGCAGTTGCCGAACCGGCGCCGCGCGCCGGGGGGGAAATGGAATCGCTCATGGATAATCCATTCTACAAACGCCCCTGTGCCCGTCCGCGGGACAAGCGCGGTCAGAAGACCTCCGACAAGCCTTGAACCCCAACCGGACCCCGCGCCGACGTTTCCCGCTCACGCCCCTCGCGTTGGCCGTCCTGGGAGCGGTGCATGAGGGCTCATGGGCGCAGCAGGACGAAGCCGTCGGCCTCAAGCCCACGCCGGCCTTGCGCGAGGACATCCCGGCGCAGGTGCGCGGACAGCAGCCGAGCTTCGTGTTCGGCGACCGCATCACCGGCCGCCCCGACCTGGACACCACCATCGAGGGCGACGCCGAAATGCGGCGCGGCGACACCGTGATCCGCGCGCAGCGGCTGGAGTACTGGCAACCCGACGACCTGGCCAAGGCCCGCGGCAACGTTCGCATCAACCGCGCGGGCAACGTCATCGAAGGGCCCTACCTCGAGCTGCAGGTCGATGCCTTCGAAGGCTTCTTCACGCAGCCCAACTACCGGTTCCTTCGCAACGAAGCCTACGGCCAGGCGTCCCGCGTCGACTTCATCGACGAGAACCGGATGGTGGTGCGCGACGCCACGTACACCACCTGCCAGCGGGAGGACTATCCGGGCTGGATGCCGGCGTGGATCCTGCGCGCGGGCGGCATCCGGCTGGACCAGGAAGAGGAAGTCGGCGTCGCGACCGACGCGGTGCTCAGCTTCTACAACGTGCCGATCCTGCCGATCCCGCGGCTGAGTTTTCCGCTCTCCGACAAGCGCAAGTCGGGCTTGCTGCCGCCCGTGATCGGCATCGACAGCCTGAACGGCATCGAGTACCGCCAGCCGTACTACTGGAACATCGCGCCCAACCGGGACGCAACGCTCTATCCCTCGCTGATGTCCAAGCGCGGGGTCGATCTCGGTGCGGAGTTCCGGTATCTCGAATCCACGTACCGCGGCGAGGTGCAGGCCAACTACATGCCGGGCGACCGCCTGCGGGACATGGACCGCTGGGGCTACCACCTGCGGCATGACGGCGCCCTGCCCGGCGGGCCGCTGGGGACGCTCGGGCTTTCGCTCAACCTCAACCGCGTCAGCGACGACAACTACTGGCGCGACTTCTCGCGCACGAGCGCCTCGCTCACCCAGCGCCTGCTGGCCAGCGATGGGCTGCTGCAGTCGAACGTCGGCAACTGGTACTTCCTGGCGCGCACCCTGAGCTGGCAGACGCTGCAGGACGTCACGTCTCCGATCACGCCGCCCTACGACATGCTGCCGCAGCTGCTGGCCCGCCACACGCGGCAGGACCTGCCGCTGGGGCTGGAGAGCTCGGTCGAACTGAACTCGACCCGCTTCGATTCGGTGCGCGAGCTGACGGGGCAGCCCAATGCACAGCGCAGCTTCATGCTGGGCGCATTGCAGCGCCCGTGGCAGGCGCCGGGCTGGTTCCTGATCCCGCGCGTGCAGCTGCACAGCACCTACTACAGCTTCGACGCCCCGCTGACCAACGGAAGACTGCAGGCCGATCGCACGCTGCCGATCTACAGCGTTGACAGCGGGCTGGTGTTCGAGCGGCCCACGAGCTTCCTCGGCCGCAACTTCCTGCAGACGCTGGAGCCGCGCGCGTTCTACGTCTACACGCCGTTCCGCGAGCAGTCGCTGCTGCCCAACTACGACTCGGGCTTCAACGACTTCAACTTCGCGACCATCTTCACCGAGAACTCGTTCGGCGGCCACGACCGCATCGCCGACAACAACCTGCTGACGGTGGGCGCGACCACGCGGCTGGTCGATCCGGACACGGGCGCCGAAGCGGCCAAGTTCGCGATCGCCCAGCGCCTGCGCTTCAAGGACCAGCGCGTCACGCTGCCGGGTGGCCAGCCGGTGAGCGAGCGGCTGTCGGACCTGCTGTTCGGCGCTTCGATCAACTGGGACCCGCGCTGGACGTTCGACGGCACGGTGCAATACAACCCGAAGACGCGGCGATCGGAGCGCGTCACCGTGGGCGGCCGCTACAACCCGAGCCCGTACCGCGTGGTCAGCGCCGCGTACCGCCTGCAGCGCGAACTCTCCGAGCAGATCGACGTCGGATGGCAATGGCCGCTGAACGACCTGTGGGGCGACCGCGGGCTGGAACTCGGGCCCGGCCGCGGCCAGGGCGGCGGGCGCTGGTACTCGGTGGGCCGGCTGAACTTCAGCCTGCGCGACAAGCGCGTGGTCGACTCGGTCCTGGGGCTGGAATACGACGCCTGCTGCTGGATCGGCCGCGTGGTGGTGGAGCGGCTGCAGAGCAACATCAATACTTCGAACAAGCGCATCATGTTCCAGCTGGAGTTCATCGGCTTCAGCCGCCTGGGTTCGAACGCGCTCGGCACGCTGCGCCAGAATATCCCGCGCTACCAGCTGCTGCGCGATCCCAACCTGCCCGCGCCCAGCCGCTTCACGAACTACGACTGAGACCGTCCCTGATGAAAGCCCGCGTCCTCCTTCTTGCCCTGGCTGCCGCAGCCGTGGCCGCACCCCCGGCCATGGCGCAGCTGCGCGCCACGCCGCAACTGGGCGGTGGCCGGCCTGCGCCTTCGACCGGCCCGCAGCGATCGGCGGACTACATCGTCGCGGTGGTCAACTCCGAGCCGATCACGAACAACGAGGTGCGAACGCGCCTGGTTCGCTTCGAGCGGCAGCTCGCCCAGCAGGGCGCGGCCATTCCGCCGCGCGGTGAGCTGGCCCGGCTGGTGCTGGAGCGCCTGATCAGCGAGAAGGCGCAGCTGCAATACGCGCGCGAGGTCGGCATCCGCGTCAGCGACGCGATGGTCGACCAGGCCGAGCAGCATTTCGCGCGGCAGAACGACATGGACGTCGCGGAACTGCGCCGGCGCCTACCGGGGGAAGGCATCGACGTCGCCGCGTTCCGCGAAGACATGCGCAATCAACTGTTGCTCGGGCGGCTGCGCGAGCGCGAAGTGGAGCAGCGTGTCAAGGTCACGGACCAGGAAGTCGAGCAGTTCATGCGCGAGCAGGCGGCTTCGGCGCAAGGGCCGCTGGAGCTGAACCTGGGCCACATCCTCGTGGCCGTGCCCGAGAACGCCAGCGAGCAGCAGGTGCGCGATGCGCGCGCCAAGGCCGATCGCGTGATGGAGCAGGCCCGGGCGGGAGAGGATTTCGCCAAGCTCGCGCGCGAAGCCTCCGATGCGCCCGGCGCCGCGCAGACTGGCGGCCTGATGGGATTGCGCAGCAGCGACCGCTATCCGCCCTTGTTCCTCGAGGCAGTGCAGTCCCTTCCGCAAGGCGGCGTGAGCAACGTGCTGCGCTCGGGCGCCGGCTTCCACGTGCTCAAGGTGGTGGACCGGCGCAAGGGCGGCATGCCCGGCGCGACCGTCACGCAATCGCATGCGCGCCACATCCTGCTGCGGCCCGGGCCGCAGCTCACCGAGGCGGCCGCGCGCGAGCGGCTGGCCGAATTCAAGCGGCGCATCCAGGCTGGCCAGGCCGACTTCGCCCAGCTCGCGCGCGAGCATTCGCAGGACGCGAGCGCGCAGCGCGGCGGCGACCTGGGCTGGTCCTCGTCCGGCATGTTCGTGCCGGAGTTCGAGGACGCGCTGGGCAGCCTGTCGCCGGGCCAGATCGCCGAGCCGCTGGTGTCCCGCTTCGGCGTGCACCTCGTGCAGCTGCTCGAGCGCCGCGTCGCCACACTGTCGCCGCGCGAGCAGCGCGACGTCGCGCGCAACCTGCTGCGCGAGAAGAAGCTCGACGAAGCCTACGAGCGCTGGGCGCAGGACGTGCGCGGCCGCGCCTTCGTCGACCTGCGTGAGCCTCCCCAGTAGTTGGAACACCGGCCCCGCAAGCGTTTCGGCCAGCATTTCCTGGCCGACCTCTCGGTCATCGACGCGATCGTCCGCGCGATCGCGCCGCGCGCGGGGCAGGCCGTGGTGGAGATCGGGCCGGGCCTGGCCGCACTGACACAGCCGCTGGTCGAGCGGCTGGGGCGGCTGACCGTGATCGAGCTTGATCGGGACCTCGCGCAGCGGCTGCGGCGGCATCCACAGCTGGACGTGGTCGAAAGCGACGTGCTGCAGGTGGACTTCGGCCAGCTTGCGCAGCGCCTGGACGCGCCACTGTTACGCGTCGCGGGGAACCTGCCGTACAACATCTCCACGCCGATCCTGTTCCACCTGCTCGAGTTCGTGGGCGTGGTCGAGGACCAGCACTTCATGCTGCAGAAGGAAGTGGTCGACCGGATGGTGGCGGAGCCGTCCACGGCGGACTACGGGCGGCTCTCGGTGATGCTGCAGTGGCGCTACGAGATGGAGAACGTGCTCGACGTGCCGCCCGAAGCGTTCGATCCGCCGCCGAAGGTGGACAGCGCGGTGGTTCGCATGGTGCCGCGCGCGGAGCCCGCGCCGGTGAATCCGAAGCTGCTGTCCGAGCTCGTGCAGGTCGCGTTCAGCCAGCGGCGCAAGCTGTTGCGGCACACGCTCGGGCGGTGGCTGGAGCAGCGCGGCTTCGCGGGGAATTTCGACGTGCAGCGGCGGGCCGAGGAGGTGCCGGTGGACGAGTACCTCGTGCTTGCGGCGCAGGTCGCTCCAGTGGGCTCCTGAAATGAAAAATCCCCGCAGCGCGGGGATTCTCTGGAAGCACCGTATTCCCGCCTTGCGTGGGAATGACGGAGCGCTTTACGCGGCCGCGAGCCAGTAGCCCGCGTTAAACGGGCTGCTCATTCGCAGCGCCAGCGGGGAGACGTCGACCAGCTTGTCGGTCGGCATCTTCTCGCCGGATTCGGTGACGGCGGGCGCCGCGGGAGCGGCTTCGTTGCCCTGGGCCTCGGTCGCCCGTTCTGCTTGGCCAGCTTGTGCAGAACGGGCTACAGAAAAGAATAGAAGCACCGGAACGGTATCTTCCGGTCCGCCCAGTAGTCGGCCGTGTCGCGGAAGATGTCCAGGAGCTGCTCGCGCGCTTCCTTGTCGAACTTGGCCGTGGCGGGGATCTGCTCCAGCACCACGATGAAGCCCGGCTGCGGGCCCGACTTGTGCAGCGGGTCGGTCATGCAGTCGTACAGGGCGTCGAAGTTCTTGCCGAAGTGGGCCGGCAGCATGAACTGCTGGGCGATCAGGTCCAGCACGTCCTGCTTGCT from the Ramlibacter henchirensis genome contains:
- a CDS encoding LPS-assembly protein LptD; the protein is MNPNRTPRRRFPLTPLALAVLGAVHEGSWAQQDEAVGLKPTPALREDIPAQVRGQQPSFVFGDRITGRPDLDTTIEGDAEMRRGDTVIRAQRLEYWQPDDLAKARGNVRINRAGNVIEGPYLELQVDAFEGFFTQPNYRFLRNEAYGQASRVDFIDENRMVVRDATYTTCQREDYPGWMPAWILRAGGIRLDQEEEVGVATDAVLSFYNVPILPIPRLSFPLSDKRKSGLLPPVIGIDSLNGIEYRQPYYWNIAPNRDATLYPSLMSKRGVDLGAEFRYLESTYRGEVQANYMPGDRLRDMDRWGYHLRHDGALPGGPLGTLGLSLNLNRVSDDNYWRDFSRTSASLTQRLLASDGLLQSNVGNWYFLARTLSWQTLQDVTSPITPPYDMLPQLLARHTRQDLPLGLESSVELNSTRFDSVRELTGQPNAQRSFMLGALQRPWQAPGWFLIPRVQLHSTYYSFDAPLTNGRLQADRTLPIYSVDSGLVFERPTSFLGRNFLQTLEPRAFYVYTPFREQSLLPNYDSGFNDFNFATIFTENSFGGHDRIADNNLLTVGATTRLVDPDTGAEAAKFAIAQRLRFKDQRVTLPGGQPVSERLSDLLFGASINWDPRWTFDGTVQYNPKTRRSERVTVGGRYNPSPYRVVSAAYRLQRELSEQIDVGWQWPLNDLWGDRGLELGPGRGQGGGRWYSVGRLNFSLRDKRVVDSVLGLEYDACCWIGRVVVERLQSNINTSNKRIMFQLEFIGFSRLGSNALGTLRQNIPRYQLLRDPNLPAPSRFTNYD
- a CDS encoding peptidylprolyl isomerase, which codes for MKARVLLLALAAAAVAAPPAMAQLRATPQLGGGRPAPSTGPQRSADYIVAVVNSEPITNNEVRTRLVRFERQLAQQGAAIPPRGELARLVLERLISEKAQLQYAREVGIRVSDAMVDQAEQHFARQNDMDVAELRRRLPGEGIDVAAFREDMRNQLLLGRLREREVEQRVKVTDQEVEQFMREQAASAQGPLELNLGHILVAVPENASEQQVRDARAKADRVMEQARAGEDFAKLAREASDAPGAAQTGGLMGLRSSDRYPPLFLEAVQSLPQGGVSNVLRSGAGFHVLKVVDRRKGGMPGATVTQSHARHILLRPGPQLTEAAARERLAEFKRRIQAGQADFAQLAREHSQDASAQRGGDLGWSSSGMFVPEFEDALGSLSPGQIAEPLVSRFGVHLVQLLERRVATLSPREQRDVARNLLREKKLDEAYERWAQDVRGRAFVDLREPPQ
- the rsmA gene encoding 16S rRNA (adenine(1518)-N(6)/adenine(1519)-N(6))-dimethyltransferase RsmA; the encoded protein is MEHRPRKRFGQHFLADLSVIDAIVRAIAPRAGQAVVEIGPGLAALTQPLVERLGRLTVIELDRDLAQRLRRHPQLDVVESDVLQVDFGQLAQRLDAPLLRVAGNLPYNISTPILFHLLEFVGVVEDQHFMLQKEVVDRMVAEPSTADYGRLSVMLQWRYEMENVLDVPPEAFDPPPKVDSAVVRMVPRAEPAPVNPKLLSELVQVAFSQRRKLLRHTLGRWLEQRGFAGNFDVQRRAEEVPVDEYLVLAAQVAPVGS
- a CDS encoding barstar family protein, yielding MDQSLRPNIADTPLKGVRSNIVQSIRAFRVQDLQDTARSLGQHFLYANLANAQSKQDVLDLIAQQFMLPAHFGKNFDALYDCMTDPLHKSGPQPGFIVVLEQIPATAKFDKEAREQLLDIFRDTADYWADRKIPFRCFYSFL